A section of the Falco rusticolus isolate bFalRus1 chromosome Z, bFalRus1.pri, whole genome shotgun sequence genome encodes:
- the ST8SIA3 gene encoding sia-alpha-2,3-Gal-beta-1,4-GlcNAc-R:alpha 2,8-sialyltransferase encodes MRSCKMVRVASVLGLVMLSIALLILSLISYVSLKKDNIFGAPRAAGPGGPRMYMFHAGFRSQFALKFLDPSFVPITSSLSHELQEKPSKWAFNRTAFAHQRQEILQHVDVIKNFSLTKNSVRIGQLMHYDYSSHKYVFSISNNFRSLLPDVSPILNKHYNICAVVGNSGILTGSQCGQEIDKSDFVFRCNFAPTEAFQKDVGRKTNLTTFNPSILEKYYNNLLTIQDRNNFFLSLKKLDGAILWIPAFFFHTSATVTRTLVDFFVEHRGQLKVQLAWPGNIMQHVNRYWKNKHLSPKRLSTGILMYTLASAICEEIHLYGFWPFGFDPNTREDLPYHYYDKKGTKFTTKWQESHQLPAEFQLLYRMHGEGLAKLTLSHCA; translated from the exons ATGAGGAGCTGCAAGATGGTGCGGGTGGCCAGCGTGCTGGGGCTGGTGATGCTGAGCATCGCGCTGCTCATCCTCTCCCTCATCAGCTACGTCTCGCTGAAGAAGGACAACATCTTTGgcgcgccccgcgccgccggcccggggGGTCCCCGCATGTACATGTTCCACGCAGGATTCAG GTCCCAGTTCGCCCTGAAGTTCCTGGACCCCTCGTTCGTGCCCATCACGAGCTCCCTGAGCCACGAGCTTCAGGAGAAGCCCTCCAAGTGGGCCTTCAACCGCACCGCCTTCGCACATCAGAG gCAAGAAATCCTTCAGCATGTTGACGTCAtaaaaaatttttctttgacCAAGAACAGTGTTCGGATTGGACAGCTGATGCATTACGATTACTCCAGCCACAAGTATGTTTTCTCCATCAGCAATAACTTCAGATCGCTGCTTCCCGATGTGTCACCAATCCTGAACAAGCACTACAACATTTGTGCTGTGGTTGGAAACAGTGGGATCCTGACCGGGAGTCAGTGTGGGCAAGAGATAGATAAATCCGATTTTGTTTTCCGTTGCAATTTCGCTCCAACTGAGGCTTTTCAAAAAGATGTTGGAAGGAAAACCAACCTTACAACCTTCAACCCCAGCATCCTGGAAAAGTATTACAACAATCTTTTGACCATTCAGGATCGCAACAACTTCTTCTTAAGTCTGAAAAAGCTTGATGGGGCCATTCTTTGGATCccagcttttttcttccacacGTCAGCAACGGTCACAAGAACATTGGTTGACTTCTTTGTTGAGCACAGAGGGCAACTAAAGGTCCAGTTGGCTTGGCCAGGAAATATAATGCAGCATGTTAACAG ataCTGGAAGAACAAACACTTGTCACCCAAGCGGCTGAGCACAGGTATTCTCATGTATACCCTTGCTTCTGCCATATGTGAAGAGATCCACTTGTATGGATTCTGGCCCTTTGGGTTCGACCCCAACACGAGGGAGGACCTCCCATACCACTACTATGATAAGAAGGGAACAAAGTTCACGACCAAGTGGCAGGAgtcccaccagctgcctgcagagttCCAGCTGCTCTACAGGATGCACGGTGAAGGACTGGCCAAACTCACTTTGTCGCATTGTGCCTAA